Proteins from one Homalodisca vitripennis isolate AUS2020 chromosome 3, UT_GWSS_2.1, whole genome shotgun sequence genomic window:
- the LOC124357042 gene encoding uncharacterized protein LOC124357042, translated as MDFISFYGSNLCCNLCRCKINMSSYNTFETIVNIIAHNSDKAHADRKTDHDTFNLAHSLLDSLVASNKEIKENAHFIEKKMNPQFRCKLCNKNILYDENVEILEQNFSSHFNSIGHIKNQKAVEVLRLFGEASIGGKDSFVVINGNISCTYCNYQVETDMEKLISHVNGGEHAKKVLSVLEITSGFNKFSESKSSWLENKTNEARVLTNSNVKKEKAHQLNEKKLCLDSRLDELLRSIPPSVTNTDCIVENDKGSVTCLVCDRVVPPSSYNLRTHLLGSNHKKNQELRKSNKTMCFLPVIKSQDKENYSELINTIKNADPKNPINVNHLLQSFPNYLTKNDEGELSCLVCQCCVSLESEDLINHLTSSKHKTKERQWLKNCPVCPQLTFQKSTFIEKLPTFLRVYKCNRTEMIPFSILNHQFNLLLKKNALVSSNTKFFTQNVDGKNCYCKICKSLIPLSLDLNTLEENIVSHLKEKRHKANFSRHEQEVNVESKFEGSNTGKIVRSLFTSEECGSKDVEVIENQTKQSTEMEQHYNGFKKISEAIFHKGKENSGANPSKRLSIGKSKSAGLPLAKVSSILKSEEETSEEVLNRRQKQIDYGKNTAGYARYCEMVPQHKRELCHPITPPKYLKCSRRNWDGMIRAWRRRLHDWDPPGTALDLDIQPLRC; from the exons ATGGACTTTATATCTTTCTATGGATCGAATCTATGTTGTAATCTCTGTCGATGTAAAATTAATATGAGTTCTTATAACACTTTTGAGACTATTGTGAACATCATAGCACATAATTCTGATAAGGCACATGCTGATCGCAAGACAGATCATGATACTTTCAATCTTGCTCATAGCTTGCTGGATTCTCTTGTAGCATCAAACAAAGAAATCAAAGAAAATGCAcattttattgagaaaaaaatgaATCCTCAGTTCAGATGCAAGCTttgcaacaaaaacattttatatgatgAGAACGTAGAGATTTTAGAGCAAAACTTTTCTTCTCACTTCAATAGTATAGGTCATATCAAGAACCAGAAAGCTGTTGAGGTTTTGAGACTCTTTGGGGAAGCCAGTATCGGAGGAAAAGACagttttgttgttataaatggaaatatCTCTTGCACTTATTGCAATTATCAAGTTGAGACAGACATGGAAAAGTTGATTTCACACGTAAATGGAGGTGAACATGCGAAGAAGGTTTTGTCTGTGCTAGAAATTACTTcaggttttaataaattttctgaGAGTAAATCGAGTTGGTTGGAAAACAAGACAAATGAGGCAAGAGTATTAACAAACAGTAACGTAAAAAAAGAGAAAGCTCATcaactaaatgaaaaaaaattgtgcCTGGATTCACGACTTGATGAATTGCTGAGAAGTATACCTCCAAGCGTAACTAATACTGATTGTATTGTTGAAAATGACAAGGGAAGTGTAACTTGCCTGGTCTGTGATCGTGTTGTTCCCCCTAGTAGTTACAATCTAAGAACTCATCTGTTGGGAAGCAATCACAAGAAAAATCAAGAATTGAGGAAATCTAACAAAACAATGTGTTTTTTACCTGTTATCAAAAGCCAAGACAAAGAAAATTATTCAGAACTGATTAATACCATCAAGAATGCAGATCCTAAAAATCCCATAAATGTAAACCATTTGTTGCAGTCATTTCCAAACTACTTGACTAAAAATGATGAAGGTGAGCTATCATGCTTAGTTTGTCAATGTTGTGTAAGTTTGGAATCTGAAGATCTCATTAATCATCTAACAAgttcaaaacataaaacaaaagaaaGACAGTGGTTAAAAAATTGTCCTGTCTGTCCACAACTAACCTTTCAAAAATCTACCTTTATAGAAaaattaccaacatttttaaGGGTGTACAAGTGTAATAGAACAGAAATGATTCCATTCTCTATCCTAAATCATCAGTTCAACTTACTTTTGAAGAAAAACGCCTTAGTCTCAAGCAATACAAAGTTTTTCACCCAAAATGTGGACGGTAAAAATTGCTATTGCAAAATTTGCAAATCTTTAATCCCCTTATCCCTGGATCTAAACACCTTGGAAGAAAACATTGTTTCACATTTAAAAGAGAAAAGACACAAAGCAAATTTTTCCAGACATGAACAAGAAGTTAATGTTGAGTCTAAGTTTGAAGGCTCAAATACTGGAAAGATAGTGCGCTCCTTATTTACCTCTGAGGAGTGTGGAAGTAAAGATGTTGAAGTCATAGAGAATCAAACTAAACAATCGACTGAAATGGAACAG CACTATAATGGCTTTAAGAAAATATCGGAAGCTATTTTTCATAAAGGTAAAGAAAATAGTGGAGCGAATCCAAGTAAGCGATTGTCTATTGGTAAGAGCAAAAGTGCTGGTTTACCACTGGCAAAAGTTTCTAGCATTTTGAAGAGTGAAGAAGAAACAAGTGAAGAAGTTTTGAATAGAAGGCAAAAACAAATTGACTATGGAAAGAACACAGCTGGCTATGCTAGGTATTGTGAGATGGTTCCACAGCACAAGCGAGAGCTCTGTCATCCGATAACTCCACCAAAATACCTCAAGTGTAGTCGACGAAACTGGGATGGTATGATTCGCGCTTGGCGTCGACGACTGCATGACTGGGATCCCCCTGGCACTGCCTTGGACTTGGATATCCAACCTCTCAGATGTTAA